Proteins encoded by one window of Clostridium bornimense:
- a CDS encoding DUF896 domain-containing protein: MDMDKMIERINFLYKKSKEEGLNEEEKLEQQKLRRKYIDIVKGNFENQLARYKYEPKN; the protein is encoded by the coding sequence ATGGATATGGATAAGATGATAGAAAGAATAAATTTTTTATATAAGAAAAGTAAAGAAGAAGGACTTAATGAAGAAGAAAAATTAGAACAACAAAAATTAAGAAGAAAATATATTGATATAGTAAAAGGAAATTTTGAAAATCAATTAGCAAGATATAAATATGAACCTAAAAATTAA
- a CDS encoding DUF1836 domain-containing protein, with amino-acid sequence MNENAIFEFPESIFITDIPIDEIPSIDLYMDQVISLFETNLSSSKRNIEDAILTKTMINNYSKSKLLMSSNKKKYSKNHIILMILIYNLKQILSITDIKKLLNPLVTDYENNTEIFDIQKIYTDFLFMKNKYILSNEVDFNSMTEEIKSLYEDHTEQSFLEKLLYILLTSSLSIRYKRISEFLIDSI; translated from the coding sequence ATGAACGAAAATGCAATATTTGAATTTCCAGAATCAATTTTTATTACAGACATCCCCATTGATGAAATACCTAGTATTGATTTATATATGGATCAAGTTATATCACTTTTTGAGACAAATTTATCCTCATCTAAGAGAAATATAGAAGATGCAATTCTTACAAAAACTATGATAAATAATTATTCAAAAAGTAAGCTTCTTATGAGCTCTAATAAAAAGAAATACTCTAAAAATCATATTATATTGATGATTCTTATATATAATTTGAAACAAATTTTATCTATTACAGATATAAAAAAACTTCTTAATCCTTTGGTAACAGATTATGAGAATAACACAGAAATTTTTGATATTCAAAAAATATATACAGACTTTCTTTTTATGAAAAATAAATATATACTTTCTAATGAAGTTGATTTTAATAGCATGACAGAAGAGATTAAAAGTTTATATGAAGACCATACTGAACAAAGTTTTTTAGAAAAGCTACTCTATATTCTTCTTACCTCTTCTCTCTCTATCAGATATAAACGAATTTCTGAATTCTTAATAGATTCTATTTAA
- the trhA gene encoding PAQR family membrane homeostasis protein TrhA, producing MYSKFREPINGITHLIGAILSVIGMLILIINSQYSDNNSTSKIVSAVIFGSSLILLYSASSIYHSVNAKEKVINVLKKLDHSMIFVLIAGTYTPVCLITLNGVLGYVCLAIVWIMAVSGVFLKIFWIECPRGLSTGIYIFMGWMCLVFIYPLWQVVKFQGILLLFLGGVMYTIGGVIYGLEKPNCFKALGFHEIFHLFVMAGSLFHFIFMMNFVF from the coding sequence ATGTATTCTAAATTTAGAGAACCTATAAATGGAATTACTCACTTAATAGGTGCAATATTATCAGTTATAGGTATGTTAATTCTTATTATTAATAGTCAATATAGTGATAACAATAGTACATCTAAGATAGTTAGTGCCGTAATTTTTGGAAGCAGCCTAATATTATTGTATAGTGCATCATCTATCTATCATTCAGTTAATGCTAAGGAGAAAGTTATAAATGTATTAAAGAAGTTGGATCATTCTATGATTTTTGTTCTTATTGCTGGCACATATACTCCAGTTTGTCTTATAACATTAAATGGAGTATTAGGATATGTATGCCTGGCTATAGTATGGATTATGGCAGTCTCAGGAGTATTTTTAAAAATATTTTGGATAGAATGTCCAAGGGGACTATCAACAGGAATTTATATATTTATGGGATGGATGTGTTTAGTGTTTATATATCCATTATGGCAAGTTGTTAAATTTCAAGGAATACTATTACTTTTTTTAGGAGGGGTAATGTATACTATAGGAGGAGTAATTTATGGTTTAGAGAAACCTAATTGTTTCAAAGCATTAGGATTCCATGAGATATTCCATCTATTCGTAATGGCAGGCAGCTTATTTCACTTCATTTTTATGATGAATTTTGTTTTTTAA
- a CDS encoding YtxH domain-containing protein, with the protein MKMRGVTTLGVGMILGAMAMATVVPNLDRKTKRRINKMGKNVACKAEDLYYSIIDNRI; encoded by the coding sequence ATGAAAATGAGAGGAGTTACAACTTTAGGTGTAGGTATGATATTGGGAGCCATGGCAATGGCTACTGTTGTTCCTAATTTAGACAGAAAAACAAAAAGAAGAATTAATAAAATGGGAAAAAATGTAGCGTGTAAAGCTGAAGATTTATATTATTCAATAATTGATAATAGAATATAG
- a CDS encoding glutamine synthetase III, producing MSELNEIFGSYVFNDSVMKERLPKATYKALKKTIEEGKTLSPEIADVVASAMKDWALEKGATHYTHWFQPMTGITAEKHDSFINPTDDGKVILEFSGKELIKGEPDASSFPSGGLRATFEARGYTAWDCTSPAFVKDGALCIPTAFCSYNGEALDKKTPLLRSMEALSVQAMRVLKAIGNTTAKRVITTVGPEQEYFLIDKNLYEKRKDLILTGRTLFGAMASKGQELEDHYFGTIKERVSSYMKELDEELWKLGIAAKTKHNEVAPAQHELAPIFSTTNIATDHNQLTMEIMKKVALRHGLVCLLHEKPFAGVNGSGKHNNWSMATDDGENLLEPGKSPESNTQFLLFLSAVIAAVDEYAGLLRLSAASAGNDHRLGANEAPPAIISIFLGEQLDSILREIEEGKVAKAEEVSSLEIGVSTLPLLPKDATDRNRTSPFAFTGNKFEFRMTPSAASISGPNFVLNTAVAEILEGFADRLEKATDVQAEMIAIIKETVKDHKRIIFNGNGYSDEWVDEAARRGLPNLTSTVEATKEMIKEKNMAVLEKHGVLTREESQSRYEITLENYSKTINIEALTSIEMVRRQILPVAVDYATNLAASINEIKATGIEVNTSVQADLLVSVSNLAASIKEKVSALEKAVKKAEVIEDSYEMASSYRNDVFAKMNELREDVDTLETIVDSEVWPLPTYSELLFNI from the coding sequence ATGAGTGAATTAAATGAAATTTTTGGATCTTATGTATTTAATGATTCTGTAATGAAAGAACGTCTTCCTAAGGCAACTTATAAGGCTTTAAAGAAGACTATAGAAGAAGGAAAAACATTATCACCTGAAATTGCTGATGTTGTTGCTTCAGCAATGAAGGATTGGGCACTTGAAAAAGGAGCTACACATTATACACATTGGTTCCAACCAATGACAGGCATAACAGCTGAAAAGCATGACTCATTTATAAATCCAACAGATGATGGAAAAGTAATTCTTGAGTTTTCTGGAAAAGAATTAATAAAAGGTGAGCCAGATGCTTCCTCATTCCCATCTGGAGGATTAAGAGCTACTTTTGAAGCAAGAGGATATACAGCTTGGGATTGCACATCACCAGCTTTTGTAAAGGACGGTGCTTTATGCATACCAACAGCATTCTGTTCATATAATGGAGAAGCTCTTGATAAAAAGACTCCATTATTACGTTCTATGGAAGCATTATCTGTACAAGCTATGCGTGTATTAAAAGCAATTGGAAACACTACAGCAAAGAGAGTTATAACAACTGTTGGACCAGAACAAGAATATTTCTTAATAGATAAGAATTTATATGAAAAAAGAAAAGATCTTATTTTGACTGGAAGAACTTTATTTGGAGCTATGGCATCTAAAGGACAAGAATTAGAAGATCATTATTTTGGAACAATTAAAGAAAGAGTTTCAAGTTATATGAAGGAATTAGATGAGGAACTTTGGAAACTTGGAATTGCTGCTAAAACTAAGCATAATGAAGTTGCACCTGCACAACATGAATTAGCACCAATATTTTCAACAACTAATATTGCAACAGATCATAACCAATTAACAATGGAAATAATGAAGAAGGTTGCACTAAGACATGGATTAGTATGTTTATTACATGAAAAGCCATTTGCTGGAGTAAATGGATCTGGAAAACACAATAACTGGTCAATGGCTACAGATGATGGTGAAAATTTATTAGAACCAGGTAAGTCTCCAGAAAGTAATACTCAATTTTTACTATTCTTATCCGCTGTAATTGCAGCAGTTGATGAATATGCTGGATTATTAAGATTATCAGCTGCAAGTGCAGGAAATGATCACCGTTTAGGAGCAAATGAAGCACCACCAGCAATAATCTCTATTTTCCTTGGTGAACAATTAGACTCAATATTAAGAGAAATAGAAGAAGGAAAAGTTGCAAAAGCTGAAGAAGTAAGTAGTTTAGAAATAGGAGTTTCTACTTTACCATTACTTCCTAAGGATGCTACTGATAGAAATAGAACATCACCATTTGCATTTACAGGAAACAAATTTGAATTTAGAATGACTCCATCTGCTGCGTCAATTTCAGGACCAAACTTTGTATTAAATACAGCTGTTGCAGAAATCTTAGAAGGATTTGCTGATAGACTTGAAAAAGCTACAGATGTACAAGCTGAAATGATAGCTATTATTAAAGAAACAGTTAAAGATCATAAGAGAATTATCTTTAATGGCAATGGTTATTCTGATGAATGGGTTGATGAAGCAGCAAGAAGAGGATTACCAAACCTTACTAGCACTGTTGAAGCAACTAAAGAAATGATAAAAGAAAAGAATATGGCTGTTTTAGAGAAACATGGTGTATTAACTAGAGAAGAATCTCAATCACGTTATGAAATTACTCTTGAAAATTACTCTAAAACTATAAATATTGAAGCATTAACATCTATAGAAATGGTTAGAAGACAAATATTACCTGTAGCTGTTGATTATGCTACTAATTTAGCAGCTTCTATTAATGAAATTAAAGCTACTGGAATAGAAGTAAATACTTCTGTACAAGCTGATTTACTAGTTTCAGTTTCTAATTTAGCTGCATCTATAAAAGAAAAAGTTTCTGCATTAGAAAAAGCAGTTAAGAAAGCAGAAGTAATTGAAGATTCATATGAAATGGCGTCATCATATAGAAATGATGTATTTGCTAAGATGAATGAATTAAGAGAAGATGTAGACACTCTTGAAACTATAGTAGATTCTGAAGTATGGCCATTACCAACTTACTCTGAATTATTATTTAATATATAA
- the argF gene encoding ornithine carbamoyltransferase: protein MNLKGKSLLTLNDYSKEEIIYLLEVAKKLKNDKKLGCENQYLRGKNIALIFEKDSTRTRCSFEVAAYDQGAHTTYLGSTGSQVGKKESIKDTARVLAGMYDGIEFRGYSQKSVEELALYSKLPVWNGLTDEDHPTQILADFLTIVETSNKKLEEITLSYLGDGRNNMARALMIGASKIGMTFKVISPKDLVPDKSFVEMCNTNAEVSGGKIIISDDIEDVKDSDYIYTDVWVSMGEDKSVWEHRIKSLEKYKVTMDILKKTGNKDVKFMHCLPAFHDLNTEVSKEIYNKFGIKDMEVTDEVFESEASVVFQEAENRMHTIKAVMVSTIYGDILI from the coding sequence ATGAATTTAAAAGGAAAGAGTTTATTAACGCTGAATGATTATTCAAAAGAAGAAATTATATATTTACTTGAAGTAGCTAAAAAGTTGAAGAATGATAAAAAATTAGGTTGTGAAAATCAATATTTAAGAGGGAAAAATATTGCACTAATTTTTGAAAAAGATTCTACAAGAACAAGATGCTCTTTTGAAGTAGCGGCATATGATCAGGGAGCACATACAACATATTTAGGTTCTACAGGATCACAGGTTGGAAAAAAAGAGTCAATAAAAGATACAGCTAGAGTATTGGCTGGAATGTATGATGGAATTGAATTTAGAGGATATTCACAAAAGTCAGTGGAGGAGTTGGCTTTATATTCAAAATTGCCAGTATGGAATGGACTTACAGACGAAGATCATCCTACACAAATTTTAGCTGATTTCTTAACAATAGTAGAAACTTCCAACAAAAAATTAGAGGAGATAACATTATCATATTTAGGTGATGGACGTAATAATATGGCAAGGGCACTTATGATAGGTGCATCTAAAATTGGAATGACTTTTAAGGTTATATCACCTAAAGATTTAGTTCCTGATAAATCTTTTGTAGAGATGTGTAATACTAATGCTGAGGTGTCCGGAGGTAAGATTATAATTTCGGATGATATTGAAGATGTTAAAGATTCAGATTATATATATACAGATGTATGGGTATCAATGGGAGAAGATAAATCAGTATGGGAACACAGAATAAAATCATTAGAAAAATATAAAGTCACTATGGATATTTTAAAGAAAACTGGTAATAAAGACGTTAAGTTCATGCATTGTCTTCCAGCGTTTCATGATCTGAATACAGAAGTATCAAAAGAAATTTATAATAAATTTGGAATTAAAGATATGGAAGTAACTGATGAAGTATTTGAAAGTGAAGCTTCTGTTGTTTTTCAAGAAGCTGAAAATAGAATGCATACAATAAAAGCTGTTATGGTATCAACAATATATGGAGACATTCTAATATAA